Proteins encoded together in one Prunus dulcis chromosome 3, ALMONDv2, whole genome shotgun sequence window:
- the LOC117622428 gene encoding cinnamoyl-CoA reductase-like SNL6, which yields MRKMAMEEFAVLKPQVRCLGEEEQKVCVNNAFSCGLDARERKLVCVTGGNSSLGSHIVKALLARGYLVRVTIQNQVDYEDMKKLMRDEEINQLEGVVVAKMGSLDSLCEAFRGCHAIFHTSSFIDPHGISGYSEQMAFLEAEAARNVIEACGRAAYAKRCIFTSSLLAAIWTGDNENKIIDEFSWTNEEFCRENKLWLALGKTTAEMTCWRKSKEMKVNLVTVCPGLLMDASFPNAHNYVPYLKGGKVMLKHGHLAVEDAKKAAEAHVYVYEAMDYGACGRYLCYGKVVRKMSEAIELENGLKIHGLLSGGRHEALDEEIHIMLSNAKLVRLIQGSQKLSCK from the exons atgagaaagatggcaatggaagaattcgCAGTTCTAAAACCTCAAGTGCGTTGTTTAGGGGAGGAGGAGCAGAAGGTTTGTGTGAACAATGCCTTCAGCTGCGGTTTGGATGCAAGAGAGAGGAAGCTGGTTTGTGTGACCGGTGGGAATTCTAGCTTGGGTTCTCACATAGTTAAGGCTCTATTGGCACGTGGTTACTTGGTCCGAGTCACAATTCAAAACCAAG TGGATTATGAAGACATGAAGAAGCTAATGAGAGATGAAGAGATAAACCAACTCGAGGGCGTTGTTGTGGCGAAGATGGGTAGTCTGGACAGTCTCTGTGAGGCTTTTAGAGGTTGTCATGCAATTTTTCATACCTCCTCCTTCATTGATCCACACGGTATCTCCGGTTATTCG GAACAAATGGCATTTCTCGAGGCTGAAGCGGCAAGGAATGTTATTGAAGCTTGTGGCAGGGCAGCATATGCAAAGAGATGTATCTTCACTTCCTCTCTTCTTGCTGCCATTTGGACTGGTGACAATGAAAACAAGATCATTGATGAGTTTAGCTGGACCAATGAGGAATTCTGCAGAGAAAACAAG CTTTGGCTAGCCTTAGGAAAGACCACTGCAGAGATGACTTGTTGGAGGAAGTCCAAGGAAATGAAAGTGAATCTTGTTACAGTCTGCCCCGGCCTTCTCATGGATGCATCTTTTCCAAATGCTCACAACTATGTACCATATCTTAAAG GCGGCAAGGTCATGCTCAAACACGGTCACCTAGCCGTTGAGGATGCGAAGAAGGCGGCAGAAGCACATGTCTATGTTTATGAAGCCATGGACTATGGAGCCTGTGGGAGATACCTCTGCTATGGGAAGGTTGTAAGAAAAATGAGCGAAGCTATTGAACTAGAAAATGGATTGAAGATTCATGGTTTGTTATCAGGAGGAAGACATGAGGCCTTAGATGAAGAAATACATATCATGCTTAGTAATGCAAAGCTTGTTCGATTGATTCAAGGTTCTCAAAAGTTATCTTGCAAGTAG
- the LOC117622313 gene encoding proline-rich receptor-like protein kinase PERK8: protein MSSTSPSPNSSPSAVPPTSSGTSPPPPASPAPSNSSTTTTTATPSDASSPLPQSPPPATPAVPPPKSSPPPSTPPPSPPQAPPPSPPQSPPPSSPTAPPPSPPAASPPPSPPASSPPSPPASPPPAASAPPPNASPPPPSGGSPPPQSSPPPPAEASPPRTSTSDSPPPPADVPPPSANSSPPPPRGKAPEKSPPSPTGTPPPSGSKSAPPPADNSPPEPSLQSPPPSVPSSSSPPLSSPAPPSNSSSPTPLPQKPTARSTTNANVTSNTTSRNTSGLNTGGAVAIGIAVGFLVLSLVVMAVWFAKKHKKRTGSNLRYTMPSPFASSQNSDSVFLKPHSPAPLVGNGSGSDFMYAQSDPGGVNNSRSWFTYEELLQATNGFSTKNLLGEGGFGCVYKGVLEDEREVAVKQLKIGGGQGEREFKAEVEIISRVHHRHLVSLVGYCISEHQRLLVYDFVPNDTLHYHLHGEGRPVLDWATRVKVAAGAARGIAYLHEDCHPRIIHRDIKSSNILLDSNFEAQVADFGLAKLSLDSNTHVTTRVMGTFGYMAPEYATSGKLTDKSDVYSYGVVLLELITGRKPVDSSQPLGDESLVEWARPLLSQALENEDFEELADSRLEKNYVENEMFRMIEAASACVRHSAAKRPRMRQVVRAFDSLDELSDLSNGMKPGQSEIFDSAQQSAQIRMFQRMAFGSQDNSTSFFNHTQSSWKSRDSREHGGKTGSSWTSRDSREHGDQTQSSWSRDQRDQSTVISIDRSGLWNN from the exons ATGTCTTCAACATCACCTTCTCCAAATTCTTCCCCTTCTGCGGTCCCACCAACTTCATCTGGTACCTCACCACCCCCACCTGCTTCCCCTGCCCCATCAAATTCGTCAACTACTACAACCACTGCAACCCCTTCTGACGCTTCATCCCCTCTTCCCCAGTCTCCTCCTCCAGCAACACCAGCTGTTCCCCCTCCAaaatcatcaccaccaccatcaacaCCGCCGCCTTCGCCTCCTCAGGCTCCACCCCCATCCCCTCCTCAGTCTCCACCCCCATCATCTCCAACTGCTCCACCCCCATCGCCTCCTGCGGCATCACCCCCACCATCACCACCCGCATCATCACCACCTTCGCCACCAGCTTCCCCTCCTCCTGCTGCATCTGCACCCCCACCAAATGCGTCCCCACCACCTCCATCAGGAGGTTCCCCTCCTCCCCAATCTTCCCCACCACCTCCAGCAGAAGCCTCACCTCCACGTACATCCACCTCAGATTCGCCACCTCCTCCAGCCGATGTACCACCACCTTCGGCCAATtcttcaccaccaccaccacggGGAAAAGCACCAGAAAAATCTCCTCCGTCCCCCACTGGTACACCTCCTCCATCTGGTTCTAAATCTGCTCCTCCACCAGCTGATAACTCCCCCCCTGAACCCTCTTTGCAATCACCACCTCCTTCAGtcccttcatcttcttcacctCCTCTTAGTTCTCCAGCTCCACCTAGTAATTCATCAAGTCCAACTCCCTTACCACAGAAGCCAACTGCAAGGTCAACTACTAATGCCAATGTAACGTCAAATACCACATCTAGAAATACAAGCGGGTTAAACACGGGAGGAGCTGTGGCAATTGGAATTGCAGTTGGATTTCTGGTGCTCAGTCTTGTTGttatggcggtttggtttGCAAAGAAGCACAAGAAAAGAACTGGATCAAATCTTCGTTACACCATGCCTTCCCCCTTCGCTTCATCTCAGAATTCAG ATTCAGTATTTCTGAAGCCGCATTCTCCAGCTCCCCTTGTAGGAAATGGTTCTGGTAGTGATTTCATGTATGCACAATCAGATCCTGGTGGAGTAAACAATTCAAGATCATGGTTTACATATGAAGAACTACTCCAAGCCACAAATGGTTTTTCGACAAAGAATCTTTTGGGCGAAGGTGGATTTGGTTGTGTATACAAAGGTGTTCTGGAAGATGAAAGGGAGGTTGCTGTAAAACAGCTAAAAATTGGTGGTGGACAAGGGGAACGTGAGTTTAAAGCTGAAGTTGAAATTATTAGTCGTGTACACCATCGCCATTTGGTTTCCCTGGTTGGTTACTGTATATCTGAGCATCAAAGATTGCTTGTCTATGACTTTGTTCCAAACGATACCCTACATTACCATCTTCATG GTGAGGGCAGGCCGGTTCTGGATTGGGCAACCAGAGTCAAGGTTGCTGCTGGTGCAGCTCGTGGAATAGCTTACTTACACGAAGATT GTCATCCCCGCATTATTCACAGAGATATTAAGTCATCAAACATCCTTTTGGATAGCAACTTTGAAGCTCAG GTTGCAGATTTTGGGCTTGCAAAGCTATCATTGGATTCAAATACGCATGTAACCACAAGAGTAATGGGAACATTTGG ATACATGGCTCCAGAATATGCAACAAGTGGAAAGTTGACAGACAAGTCTGATGTTTACTCTTATGGTGTTGTGCTATTGGAGCTAATTACAGGCCGCAAACCCGTGGATTCTTCTCAGCCATTGGGTGATGAGAGCCTAGTTGAATGG GCTCGGCCTTTGCTTTCTCAAGCACTTGAGAATGAAGACTTTGAAGAGTTGGCAGATTCAAGGCTGGAAAAGAATTATGTTGAGAATGAAATGTTTCGAATGATTGAGGCGGCTTCAGCTTGTGTGCGTCATTCAGCTGCAAAAAGGCCACGGATGAGACAG GTGGTAAGGGCTTTTGACTCCTTAGATGAATTATCAGATCTCAGTAACGGAATGAAACCTGGACAAAGTGAAATTTTTGATTCCGCACAACAATCTGCACAAATTAGAATGTTTCAGAGAATGGCATTTGGTAGTCAAGACAACAGTACAAGTTTTTTTAATCACACTCAGAGTAGCTGGAAAAGTAGAGACTCTAGAGAGCACGGGGGCAAAACCGGGAGTAGCTGGACAAGTAGAGACTCTAGAGAGCATGGGGACCAAACTCAGAGTAGCTGGAGCAGAGACCAGAGAGACCAAAGTACTGTAATATCCATTGATAGATCTGGGTTATGGAACAACTGA
- the LOC117622121 gene encoding probable endo-1,3(4)-beta-glucanase ARB_01444, producing the protein MLKKIKRKVKILITKSFKKPRKPYKPPPSSPSFPSPPSPEESETMPPPPQPALKPPTATPFLFPQTQSTVLPDPSHFFSPNLLTTPLPTNSFFQNFALKNGDQPEYFHPYQIKSSSSSLTISYPSRFFNSAFLYQIFIADLTISASQNSNSQETHKISSFNDLSVTLDFPSSNLRFFLVRGSPFVTCSVSSRTELSISTIHAVLSCSSNSSRTKYTIKLNNNQTWLIYTSSPIDLTSSSLSLITSGGFSGIIRIAILPDSDPQYEATLDQFSSCYPVSGEAVFTKPFSLEYKWEKKGWGDLLMLAHPLHLQLLSGDDCDVTILEDFKFKSIDGDLVGVVGDSWVLKPDPVSVTWHSTRGIKEDSYAEIISALRKDVEALNSTPITTTSSYFYGKLIARAARLALIAEEVAYLDVIPAIRKYLKDTIEPWLDGSFSGNGFLYDRKWGGIVTKQGATDSGADFGFGIYNDHHYHLGYFLYAISVLAKIDPAWGRKYRPQAYSLAADFLSIGRRSNSHYPRLRCFDLYKLHSWAGGLTEFADGRNQESTSEAVNAYYSAALMGLAYGDTHLVATGSMLAALEIQAAQTWWHVREGDSMYGEDFTRENRLVGVLWATKRDSGLWFAPPEWRECRLGIQLLPLLPISEVLFSDVGFVRDLVKWTLPALSREGVGEGWKGFVYSLEGIYDKEGALQKLRNLNGYDDGNSLTNLLWWIHSRGEEGKEFEAGGNVCWFRHYH; encoded by the coding sequence atgttgaaaaaaattaaaagaaaagtcaaaaTCTTAATCACCAAGAGTTTCAAAAAACCTCGCAAGCCCTATAAACCCCCTCCATCTTCACCTTCATTTCCATCGCCACCATCTCCTGAAGAATCCGAAACCATGCCACCGCCACCACAGCCAGCCCTCAAGCCACCAACCGCCACCCCTTTCCTCTTCCCTCAAACCCAATCCACAGTCCTCCCTGACCCTTCCCATTTCTTCTCCCCCAATCTCCTCACAACGCCTCTTCCCACCAACTCTTTCTTCCAAAACTTTGCCCTCAAAAATGGGGACCAACCTGAGTATTTTCACCCCTACCAAATcaaatcctcctcctcctctctcacCATCTCTTACCCATCTCGCTTCTTCAACTCTGCTTTTCTGTACCAAATTTTCATAGCTGATCTCACCATCTCTGCCTCACAAAACTCCAATTCCCAAGAGACGCATAAAATCTCTTCATTCAATGATCTCAGTGTCACTCTGGACTTTCCCTCCTCCAATCTCCGCTTCTTTCTCGTCCGGGGAAGCCCCTTTGTCACCTGCTCTGTTTCTAGCCGCACTGAGCTTTCAATCTCCACCATTCATGCAGTTCTCTCTTGTTCTTCCAATAGCTCACGCACCAAATACACCATCAAGCTCAACAACAATCAAACATGGCTTATCTACACATCATCCCCAATTGATTTGACTAGCAGCAGCCTGTCATTGATCACTTCTGGTGGGTTTTCTGGGATTATTCGGATTGCCATATTGCCGGATTCTGATCCACAATACGAGGCAACCCTCGACCAGTTCAGCTCGTGTTACCCGGTTTCGGGTGAAGCTGTGTTCACGAAGCCATTTTCTTTGGAATATAAATGGGAAAAGAAAGGATGGGGTGATTTGCTTATGCTGGCTCATCCTCTCCATCTTCAGCTTCTTTCTGGTGACGATTGTGATGTTACTATTTTGGAGGATTTTAAGTTCAAAAGCATTGATGGTGATCTTGTTGGTGTTGTTGGTGATTCATGGGTTTTGAAACCAGACCCTGTTTCAGTCACTTGGCATTCAACCAGAGGTATTAAAGAAGATTCATATGCTGAAATTATTTCTGCACTTCGGAAAGATGTTGAAGCTCTGAATTCAACCCCAATAACAACTAcatcttcttatttttatggaaaatTGATTGCCCGAGCGGCAAGGTTAGCTTTGATTGCTGAGGAGGTGGCTTATCTTGATGTGATTCCGGCAATTAGGAAATATTTGAAGGATACAATTGAGCCGTGGCTGGATGGAAGTTTCAGTGGAAATGGTTTCTTGTATGATCGCAAATGGGGTGGAATTGTCACTAAACAAGGAGCAACTGATTCTGGTGcagattttggttttggaatttATAATGATCACCACTATCATCTGGGGTACTTTCTTTATGCCATTTCGGTGCTTGCAAAGATTGACCCTGCATGGGGGAGGAAGTACAGGCCTCAAGCTTATTCGCTTGCGGCCGATTTTCTGAGCATTGGTAGGCGATCAAATTCACATTATCCTCGTCTGAGGTGCTTTGATTTGTACAAATTACACTCGTGGGCAGGCGGGCTAACTGAATTTGCAGACGGGCGGAATCAAGAGAGCACGAGTGAGGCAGTGAATGCTTATTATTCAGCTGCATTGATGGGGTTAGCCTATGGAGACACTCATCTCGTGGCCACAGGATCAATGCTTGCAGCATTGGAAATTCAGGCGGCTCAAACGTGGTGGCACGTAAGAGAGGGAGATAGCATGTATGGGGAAGATTTCACAAGGGAAAATAGGTTGGTTGGAGTTCTGTGGGCTACCAAGAGGGACAGTGGTCTTTGGTTTGCTCCTCCAGAGTGGAGAGAATGCAGGCTTGGAATTCAGTTGCTACCACTATTGCCAATCAGTGAGGTCTTGTTCTCTGATGTTGGCTTTGTTAGGGATCTTGTGAAGTGGACCTTACCAGCTCTGAGTAGGGAGGGAGTTGGAGAAGGATGGAAAGGGTTTGTTTATTCCTTGGAAGGGATTTACGACAAAGAAGGTGCTTTGCAGAAGTTAAGGAACTTGAATGGTTACGATGATGGTAACTCACTTACAAATTTGTTGTGGTGGATCCACAGCAGAGGTGAGGAAGGAAAGGAATTTGAGGCTGGAGGGAACGTATGCTGGTTTAGGCACTATCACTGA
- the LOC117621961 gene encoding probable endo-1,3(4)-beta-glucanase ARB_01444: protein MANNNITTYGFSFALIICMSAFSLIPETTSSSSSPFQFPPTQSTILPEPSSFFSPNLLSTPLPTNSFFQNFALNNGDKPEYFHPYSINSSSSSLSLSYPSLSSTSAFISQTFAPDLTIYASQTSTNIDAANSSRRVISGFTDLSVTLDFPSSNLRFFLARGSPYVTCNVSSPTAVSVSTIHAILESYSSNSNTKFIVQLNNNQTWVLYTSSPSNLTRSSPSTLTFDGYSGTIRIALVPGSDPKYESILDRFSYAYPVSGEAVFTKSFTLEYKWVKYGQGDLLMLAHPLHLQILSNANATVLDDFMYKSIDGDLVGVVGDSWELRSHNVSVTWHSIEGVKQGSYPEIVSALRHDVEVLSSTPITTASSYFYGKLVARAARLALIAEEVDCLDVVPAIKKYLMDAIEPWLDGTFSGNGFLYDPKWGGLLTKQGSTDRGADFGFGVYNDHHYHLGYFVYGISVLAKIDPAWGIKYKAQAYSLAADFINLGNQSNSNYPKLRCFDMYTLHSWAGGLTEFGDGRNQESTSEAVNAYYSAALMGLAYGDTNLFDSGSMLTALEIQAAQMWWHVREGDTLYEEAFTKENRIVGVSWANKRDSGLWFAPPEAKEMRLGIQLLPISPITEILFSDDGFAKEIVEWALPSLSREGVEEGWKGFVYALQGIYDKDGALEKIRSLTGFDDGNSLTNLLWWIHSRILGSQ, encoded by the coding sequence ATGGCAAACAACAACATCACTACTTATGGTTTCTCTTTTGCTCTCATCATTTGCATGTCAGCTTTCTCGCTAATTCCAGAGACcacctcatcatcatcatccccaTTCCAATTCCCTCCAACCCAATCCACAATCCTCCCTGAACCGTCGAGCTTCTTCTCTCCAAACCTCCTCTCAACCCCTCTCCCCACTAATTCTTTTTTCCAGAACTTTGCACTCAACAATGGTGATAAACCCGAATACTTCCACCCGTACAGCATcaactcctcctcctcctctctatctctctcctaCCCATCTCTCTCCTCCACCTCTGCTTTTATCTCCCAAACCTTTGCCCCTGACCTCACCATCTATGCCTCCCAAACCAGCACCAACATAGATGCAGCAAATAGCAGCCGCCGTGTAATCTCTGGCTTCACTGATCTTAGTGTCACCTTGGACTTTCCCTCGTCCAACCTTCGCTTCTTCCTCGCTCGAGGAAGCCCCTATGTCACCTGCAATGTGTCTAGCCCCACTGCAGTTTCTGTCTCAACCATTCACGCAATCCTCGAATCCTATTCGAGCAACTCAAACACCAAGTTCATCGTCCAACTTAACAACAATCAAACATGGGTTCTATACACCTCATCCCCAAGTAATTTGACTAGAAGCAGCCCATCAACCTTAACTTTTGATGGCTATTCTGGGACTATTCGGATTGCATTGGTGCCGGGTTCTGATCCAAAATACGAGTCAATCCTTGACCGGTTTAGTTATGCTTACCCTGTTTCTGGTGAAGCTGTGTTCACAAAGTCATTTACTTTGGAATATAAATGGGTAAAGTATGGACAGGGAGATTTGCTTATGCTAGCTCATCCTCTCCATCTTCAGATTCTGTCTAACGCTAACGCTACAGTTTTGGATGATTTCATGTACAAAAGCATTGATGGTGATCTGGTTGGTGTTGTTGGTGATTCGTGGGAGTTGAGATCACATAATGTTTCAGTCACTTGGCACTCAATTGAAGGCGTCAAACAAGGTTCGTACCCTGAAATTGTTTCTGCACTTCGTCACGATGTGGAGGTTCTCAGTTCGACTCCAATAACAACTGCATcgtcatatttttatgggaAATTGGTTGCCAGAGCAGCAAGGTTGGCTTTGATTGCTGAAGAGGTGGATTGCCTTGATGTGGTTCCAGCAATTAAGAAATACTTGATGGACGCAATTGAGCCATGGTTGGATGGTACTTTTAGTGGGAATGGTTTTCTGTATGATCCTAAATGGGGTGGACTTCTCACCAAACAAGGATCAACTGATCGGGGTGCAGATTTCGGGTTTGGAGTTTATAATGATCACCATTACCATCTAGGATATTTTGTGTATGGTATTTCAGTGCTTGCAAAGATTGATCCAGCATGGGGGATCAAGTACAAGGCCCAAGCTTACTCTCTTGCAGCTGATTTCATCAACTTGGGCAACCAATCGAATTCAAACTATCCAAAGTTGAGATGCTTTGATATGTACACACTACACTCTTGGGCTGGAGGACTGACTGAATTTGGAGATGGAAGGAACCAAGAGAGCACAAGTGAAGCAGTGAATGCTTACTATTCAGCTGCATTAATGGGCCTAGCCTATGGAGACACCAATCTTTTTGACAGTGGATCAATGCTTACAGCTTTGGAAATTCAAGCAGCTCAAATGTGGTGGCATGTAAGAGAAGGAGATACACTTTATGAGGAAGCTTTCACAAAGGAAAATAGAATTGTGGGAGTTTCATGGGCAAACAAGAGAGACAGTGGACTTTGGTTTGCTCCTCCAGAGGCAAAAGAAATGAGGCTTGGAATTCAATTGCTGCCCATATCCCCAATCACTGAGATCTTGTTCTCTGATGATGGCTTTGCTAAGGAAATTGTGGAATGGGCATTGCCATCTCTGAGTAGAGAAGGAGTTGAGGAAGGATGGAAGGGTTTTGTCTATGCCTTGCAAGGGATTTATGATAAGGATGGTGCTTTGGAGAAGATTAGGAGCTTGACGGGTTTTGATGATGGAAACTCTCTCACTAATCTCCTATGGTGGATTCATAGTAGGATTTTAGGTTCACAGTAG
- the LOC117621559 gene encoding uncharacterized protein LOC117621559 produces MAGLLAWAADVVGGGGGQGNEEDGSNSIPLIFTPEQQKYALDLDHKATSLSRSIQDLRLRLPPSDISQRLPDLHAHSVASNAALALQLNAHSTTREQAQLREVTLQEENVAYERAISNCETKIKEKIQEADLLRRKLMEMEETERDLRVKLENAQSALDVSRSGESHDSIGDSKMTIETELDIEASKKAILDKLEERKKELSSMEEVVKHLEGRWAEIQDNALSHPSPVQREKILDKQLHSLIEQLAAKQAQAEGLVNEIHLKETELERVNGLWRKLESSNMEMNTARNRFGRSTSFKGSASSDYILDAHHRYADGRTESQQRHMLLRSGFVLYILALHIVVFIKISF; encoded by the exons atggCTGGATTGCTAGCGTGGGCAGCAGACGTAGTGGGAGGTGGTGGCGGGCAAGGTAACGAAGAAGACGGTTCCAATTCGATCCCGCTTATATTCACTCCGGAGCAGCAAAAGTATGCTCTAGACTTGGATCACAAAGCAACTTCTCTCAGCCGTTCGATCCAAGATCTACGGCTCAGACTCCCTCCCTCTGACATCTCACAACGGCTCCCTGATCTCCATGCCCACTCCGTCGCTTCTAATGCCGCTCTTGCTCTCCAATTGAATGCCCATTCCACTACCCGCGAACAG GCCCAGTTGAGAGAGGTGACATTGCAGGAAGAGAACGTTGCATATGAAAGGGCCATTTCAAATTGTGAAACTAAAATAAAGGAGAAAATTCAAGAAGCGGATTTACTTAGAAGGAAGTTAATG GAAATGGAGGAAACTGAGAGGGATTTAAGAGTTAAGCTTGAAAATGCACAAAGTGCATTGGATGTGAGTCGTTCTGGCGAATCACATGACTCCATTGGCGACTCAAAGATGACAATCGAAACTGAACTTGACATTGAAGCCTCAAAGAAAGCTATACTTGACAAGTTAgaggagaggaagaaagagTTG AGTTCAATGGAAGAAGTAGTAAAACATTTAGAGGGGAGATGGGCAGAAATTCAAGATAATGCACTCAGTCACCCTTCTCCAG TTCAAAGAGAGAAGATTTTGGATAAACAACTTCACAGTTTAATTGAGCAGCTTGCAGCAAAACAG GCACAAGCAGAAGGCCTGGtgaatgaaattcatttgaaaGAGACGGAGCTAGAAAGAGTGAATGGGTTGTGGAGAAAGCTTGAAAGCAGCAACATGGAGATGAATACTGCTAGAAACCGGTTTGGGCGAAGCACATCTTTTAAAGGATCTGCTTCCTCTGATTATATTCTTGATGCTCATCATAGATATGCCGACGGCCGAACAGAGAGTCAGCAAAGGCACATGTTGCTCAGGTCCGGTTTTGTGCTTTACATTTTAGCTTTGCACATCGTGGTCTTCATCAAGATCTCATTTTGA
- the LOC117621964 gene encoding protein trichome birefringence-like 19, with translation MKFHAIDLPNGKYTQPNNSHKNIFLLALTLVLLTTIPLCLNNISNSPLPSPKNNAGGSKSIEKEDQCQIFNGNWVPCPDGPAYYTNETCNLIIDEQNCMKFGRPDTEFMKWRWKPDACELPLFDAAQFLELVRGKSLAFLGDSVGKNQMQSLLCLLASVAYPEDISHKYSSNTDYFKRYVYNDYNFTIATLWSPYLVKSRDADPSGHDINSLMSLYLDEPDEAWLTQVEQFDYVIVSAGQWFFRPLMYHENGHVIGCHKCEKDSMTSFVTSYGYRKAFQTVFRTLRSLKNYKGVTFLRTFSPSHFENGAWNEGGNCVRTSPFTKEETKLDGYVLEMYLTQVEELKAAQEQGLQRGLQFRLMDTTEAMLLRPDGHPNFYGHSPHRNMTLADCVHWCLPGPIDTWNEILLSMLKTGYRPSRL, from the exons ATGAAGTTTCATGCCATTGATCTCCCTAATGGAAAATACACACAACCCAACAACAGccacaaaaatatttttctgcTAGCCCTGACCTTAGTTCTGCTCACTACAATCCCTCTCTGTCTAAACAACATCTCAAATTCCCCATTGCCGTCTCCTAAGAACAATGCCGGCGGTTCAAAAAGCATCGAAAAAGAAGATCAATGCCAAATATTTAATGGGAACTGGGTTCCATGTCCTGATGGACCTGCTTACTACACAAATGAAACTTGCAATCTGATCATTGATGAGCAAAACTGCATGAAGTTTGGGAGACCTGATACGGAGTTCATGAAATGGAGGTGGAAGCCTGATGCTTGTGAGTTGCCCTTGTTTGATGCAGCTCAGTTCTTGGAGCTTGTTAGAGGCAAGTCATTGGCTTTCCTTGGTGACTCTGTGGGAAAGAATCAAATGCAGTCATTGCTTTGCCTCTTAGCCAGT gTGGCTTATCCTGAGGACATTTCTCATAAATATTCGTCAAACACAGATTACTTCAAGCGCTATGTCTACAATGATTACAATTTCACCATAGCAACTCTCTGGTCCCCCTACTTGGTTAAATCTAGAGACGCAGATCCTAGTGGACATGACATCAACAGCCTCATGAGCCTCTACTTAGATGAGCCCGACGAGGCATGGCTAACTCAGGTCGAACAATTCGACTATGTGATCGTCTCAGCAGGACAATGGTTCTTCCGGCCACTAATGTACCATGAAAATGGTCACGTTATCGGGTGTCACAAGTGCGAAAAAGACAGCATGACGTCGTTTGTCACCTCCTACGGATACAGAAAGGCCTTTCAAACGGTGTTTAGAACCCTTCGAAGCCTTAAAAACTACAAGGGGGTGACATTTCTGAGGACGTTTTCTCCCTCACACTTCGAAAACGGGGCATGGAACGAGGGAGGGAACTGTGTGAGGACAAGTCCTTTTACCAAAGAAGAAACGAAGCTAGATGGGTATGTTTTGGAAATGTACTTGACTCAAGTGGAGGAGCTAAAAGCAGCACAAGAGCAAGGCCTGCAAAGAGGCCTGCAGTTTAGGTTGATGGACACAACAGAAGCTATGTTGCTGAGGCCTGATGGACACCCAAACTTCTATGGACACTCACCTCATAGGAATATGACTCTTGCCGACTGTGTTCACTGGTGCTTGCCAGGCCCCATTGATACGTGGAATGAGATCTTGCTGTCTATGTTGAAGACGGGGTACAGGCCATCTCgattataa